The Pangasianodon hypophthalmus isolate fPanHyp1 chromosome 14, fPanHyp1.pri, whole genome shotgun sequence nucleotide sequence TGTGTGGCTAATGAGTAAAATGTTTACGTATACTGATGAATTTAATCttataaactttaaaataaagaattaagtAATTCTCTTAAATAGAGAATTATCTTTATTTGGatcagatttgattttttttacatgtcagTGATGAAACTGTCGTGTCTGATCAGCAACAAACCGACGGCAGGAGGAGAGAGTTTATAGCGAGATGTATTTCCTACAGACGTGGATGTTTGCGTCACGTGGTCACATGATCGTGTCACATGATCACGCTCCAATCACGTCGTGGCATCCAGGCGAAGTCGAAGAGGCGCTGGAGTAGAGGAAAAGACACGactcttatttcagtttgaGACGAACAAAAAGTTCCAGCATaaaaattcaacaaaacaacaatctcACACATGAAGAAGCGTCCGATTTTCATTTCGCGACTCGGGAAGTGTTGAATATCTGAGCGAGGGTCACTCTTACGCTCGCTACGAGACTAAATACCGCAAGGAGCAGCTGCCAAACAtcatcttttttccccaaacatgAGGTGACTTCTGCGTAGAAATACATAtacagacatactgtatgtagtgtacTAAAGCTACTGGAGGGAATTTAAAACTCTGATTATCTCAGAGGAGGacggaaataaaatcaaaagcgCAGACATGGCCGATCCGGacggaaataaataaaatcacctgtaaaataggaaatgaTCCCATGACTCTGTGTAAATTTAATCCTGTCCAGATAGAGTTTATCGTACTAGACAAAATCGTTGACGTGCCCAATCACGTGATTGAGCCAGCGCTAAAATACTAAAGCGAACATTAATTTTACGTCACGTTAGTACGGAATTAATAATACAGCCCTGTTCTGATGCGATTATTGTATGAGAAGTTTATGTAAAGATGCAACGTCTtatcatacatacataaacatataaataaacataaataaacatatcatttgtttttttgtttttttctcccatagatTGAAACTTTTGATGGAGACTTCAGACCGTGAACAACGAGTATGAGTGGTGAAGAGCAGAATAACTGCCCGGCTTAGTGGCAGATATGCTCTTGATGAAGGGCTCATGATGAACCGCGACACCTTTTCCCACATCCGACTGTGGTGCCCGCGTCCCTTCGGCACCTACTCGCAGAACAAGCCTTACAGCAATGGCACGATTGGCGGCGGGACAACAACGTCTGCTCTGTGTAAAGCCGACACCGCCGGCTGTCCGTCCACAGACGAAGGCGGAGTTGCCGAGGAGCATAATGAGGACGTGGGCACTGAGAACACTCCTCctgcttcatcatcatcatcgtccaACCTCCTGGCACCCACGCCGCCTGCACCGCCTTCTCCCGCTTCACAAATGGAAGACGGCAGGGTGTTGCTCGATACGTGGTACGTCATCAAACCAGGCAACACCAAGGAGAAAATTGCCTTTTTTGTGGCTCACCAGTGTACAGGAGCAGGGATTCCGAGACCTAGTGCCATGAAGGTGAAGGGAAACTGGGCAACAGACTGTACCAAGGCTAAGCGTCGCCGCCGCTGCTCGTCGTACGACCCGTCGACGAGAGCGCAGAATGAGACCTCGGAGCCACCGCCGGAGCCCGGCTGCCTGGAGGACAGCGTTGGAGTGAACGAGACCGATCTGCTGTCTGTAGCAGAGATGGTGGCTCTTGTCGAGCAGCGCACGGCCATGGCCTTGCAAGGCATGGCAGCTCAAGGACAAATCACCTCAAGCAACCAGCAGCATACGGTCCTCCACAATTCCGTTTCAGATTCTCCGCCTGTCGTATTCCTTTCAGAATCTTCTCCTCCTGCCCCAACGTCTAAAAGTGACTTTGAACggcggcagcagcagcagcagcaagaaTCCCGACGCGTCGCTCAGGCAGTAGCGCGCTTCGAGTCTCAGCAGCAAAATCTTGAGAGTACGATACTGCGGCCTCAGATTCACGACTCCGGTAAAGACCGGGATTGTGCCGGTGAGACGGGAGCAAACGGCCAAAGCCACGGCCGAGGGGAAGTTAGGATCGCGTTTCGGGTGTCTAGTTTGGATCCGCGGTCGCAGTCTGAGCCTGAAGGTCGCCCCAGGTGCATGTTTATGAGCTGTGGGACTGGAGCAGGACAGGCAGCAACCAGGGCCAAAGAAAAGATCACATGTGACCTTTACCAGCTGGTTAGCCCTTCATCTCGAGACTCCAGTACCGTCCTGGCTGGCTCATCAAAATCCGATTCCACAGGAGAAGACATCACCGAGCGGCCTCCCTCCACGGCTACGGATCACACTCCAGACCACTGCTCCGGAGAGAAAAAGGCCGTGGCTCGGGAGCGGGTGACTGGCTTCCACGTCGAAGTTGTAGTCACGGGAGCCGTGGACCAGTGTGTCTTCTACGGTAAGGACAGCACAGAGAACGTCCAAGAAGAGACTGTTTGCATAGCTGTGCCTAGTGGGGCGAACCGAGCCGACGTTTTAGAAGAACCTCCACCTGGCCAGCTTTTCTTTCTCCAAAGCCCGTCCGCCGAAGATGAAAGTGGTTCTGGGATCCCCGGCGGAATGTGCTCTTTGGATCGTGCGAATAACAGTGGGTCGGTAGGGAGCGCGGTAGAGAGGCCGGCCAGCCCGATCGCCAGCGTGGAAGACTGTGCCGATAAATCTCTCTGCCGCCTCTACCGTCACGTCTCCCATGACTTCCTGGAGATCCGTTTCCAGATCCAGCGGCTTCTGGAGCCACGGCAGTATATGCTCATGCTTCCCGACCACATCATGGTGAACATCTTCAGCTACTTACCCACCCGCTCTCTAGCAGCCCTGAAGTGCACCTGCCATGACTTCAAGGCCCTGATCGAGACCTACGGCGTGCGCGCCACAGACTCTCGCTGGAACCAGGACCCGCTGTATCGCGACGATCCCTGCAAGCAGTGCAAGCGGCAGTACGAGCGGGGGGACGTCTCGCTTTGCCGCTGGCACCCCAAACCTTACCACCACGACCTGCCTTACGGACGCTCGTACTGGATGTGCTGCCGGCGCACGGACAAGGACACACCCGGCTGTAGAGTTGGACTGCACGACAACAACTGGGTACAGCCATGTGACATGGTTCAGGCCCGCGCCAAAAGAGACGATGGGAGGTGAAGACAGGCGCAGGGCGATTCTGGGTTCCTTTCTTACTCTCACTTTGCCTAAACCTCATGACAGTGTAATATTTATGGTTGAGCCTGCTTCCCCACCTCAGCTTGTTAACCCTGCTATCATGTCAGTATCAGTTCTTAGCAGTGCAGCAGCGTACTTAAATCTTACGGCCGTAACATGCTGAGTGACGCTGACGCCTGAATCCCGGCGCTGATTAAATGAGGTTAACGTCTGCTGCATGGGACTAAATCTTCACACGTATTTGTAAATTGGTTAGAAAGTCTTTCTGGCTTGGCAGTGTTTTCCTGAAACCCAGCACTGAAGCCGATCCCAACCTTGCCAAACCCCGCAGGCTAGGCGTTGACGTGTCTTGCTGAAGTTATTAAATGTATTGAGGTCGGATGTCATGGTTTCTTTACAGACCCGGGggcaaaaaaagagcaaaaatgatGTCACTTTACAAATACCTGATGTCACTTTGTAATCTACAGTTCTACTGCttatggtttttttgtttgtttgtttgtttaatttctttttttgtgtgtgaatgagtgaattcTGTTCCTTCCTTACatccttcccttttttttattttggttgtgttttttttgttttttgggtggGTTTCAATGTTTGCAATGAAAAATAAGAATATCgaaacaaatgtttttcttgttcAGACTTTTCCTCCGCCGTTCCCCGGCACCAGCCAGGTCGCTAATAACCTGTTTCTGCTTTCTGttggtgaaagaaaagaaaaaaaaaaaacatcaggttTCAGCCTTAAGCTCATTCCGTCTTCTCGCTCCATCTACAATCTTTCAAACAGAATCAAATGTTGATGCTGATGATGCCCTTTGGTTTGGGAGACCGTTGTAGGTTTCGCAGTCAGCTGATGCTATAGGGAATTTTTGCCtctaaagtaaataaaagttatttaaaactGGTGTCTCtattaaattacttttttttttttttttttttaaacaagtgcAAATGTTTCACACCAATGCCAGAGATACACTTGTcatagtttttcttttattaattacaaGAAGGTAGAAGATGCTGTACGTCAGGCTCTAATGCAGTGTGAAATAACATTATTGTTGGGGATTTTTAAtgtcataataaataatataatgacaGAACTTCAGTCTGTCTTTGGCCTTGATACTGAATTAATTCATTCTCACTAAAAATCGGATCAACGCAAACGTCCAAAATCAAAGCCTTAGGGCCGTGTTCACATTTTTTAGATTACTAGAATAGAATAAGGTACTGAATACATTCAGAAACACGTAACTGCGTTGTATGATCTGTGACgttgtttggggtttttttcgcGCTTATACAGATGgttttcacataacagataaAGTTATGAGTTCCTCTCATGCATAGAAAGCCCAAAAATAGATAGCCACTGCCATCATGATCAGCGCATTAGCGTTGACGAAGTGCTTCCAGACTGGGTCTTCGCTTATATCGGGCAGCTCTTTTGATGCTTCTATGACTTCTTCTTCAGTAGGTTCAGGAGCCTGAGAGCCGCTTAAGCCACAGAACCAGGCAATTAAACGAGCAAGTCCAGATTTACCCCCATTTTCTgctacagagagaaacagaagattCAGATGTTTGGTTATTAGTATTTTAACGATTTTGTTGGCTACTAAACagtaattaattgattaattttctctaacagcatgccTCAGACAGGAGTTCTGGCCGCatggtttataataatattatcgTCTATATAGTAACTTAtacagagacttgtatgatggacgcTGCTTTTTGGAAGGACCCTCGGTAACATGACACGATGTCctgaattttttgttttcttattaacttattaaagagagacaaaaacgagaaagacagagaagggtaagggaaggactgtttacacCAGTTATAAGTGTTAGcagtaactaacttgtttaacaTACATTCCGCTACATAAAATGTaggtataaattaaaaaaatgattaaaaaaataattaaaaattggcagtttgctgtggtataagtggaataaaacactcggggacctgctgaaatgaaacagaatgtcctgttgtgttttatgttttacgTAATGTAACTAGGTGTTTATTGGATGTCTTACTTTTGTCCTCACGacacacagctttatttttttcctcctcttctctgcGAGCGTTCCTTCCTCGTTCCTCTTCCTCCCAGTCCAGATCTATCCTCTCTTCCTTCGAGTATCGCAAGCTAAAGACAAGCCGATGAAGCTTGGCCGAGAGAATTGTGTGAGTTGAAAGTGAGTATAGATGTGACTAGAGAAGAACATATGAATAATCGTAAGGAAACTGTCCAGTGCTGAGGATCTACTTACGTGTTTGTCGTCTATAGGTGGCGTGCAGTAGCTCACAAGGAGCACTAGAATGCCAGTGCAGAAGAAGAGCAGCACCGCAAAGTACAGGTAGTGAACCCCACAAATAAGCGGAGGGCATTTGGAAGGAAAgagacagcttcctgatccaaaGTAGAATTCGGGACCGATGCGGCACAAGCCCATGACCAGGCCACCCATCAGGCCCCAGAAAGCCCCCTGACAGAGAGAATAAAACATATCAAgattataacaattataataataaaaataatctccCTGTGTTCCAATACCATTTTAAAATTCTCTTGTTTATACatttaatcagaataaataaTCAGGTTTTGTGTAGTCAACTACTCCATTGATACAAGTGACTAAATTTACTTGTTAACTAGTTAGCAAGCTTATATGACTACAGCTTAAAAAGATATCGATAATGAAATCATTTTACTACATTGTTCTTGTTTCTGTCAGGACAGAGTGTATTCTGTCCTTCCCCTCTCTCTAGCCGGCTTCTCTTCATGACATAAAAGTGCATAATGAAAATAGCATCGGAACGCAGGCTTTGTTAATAACTTTCCTAAATGTAAAACAGCATACAGATTGTgctaaagattatttttttctgtacagcCATAACCTAACAAGTATGTGAACTTTTTGCACCATTCCTTAGTGTTATGGACATCAGTACGATAGTACAGCTGGAGAAAATtctccattttaattttatacatcATCACTTCTGGAAAAACTTTTATGATGTTTCATAACTAGTCGCAACTTTCACTTTCGCCCAATTAAATGTCCTCTAGAGCCATAAATGTTCCGCCCCCGCAGACGGGTCTTAGCGGGAATGCGTCTTTTTGCATACTATTCACTTTCCTAACCATCGCTTGGTTGAGGAAAAAATAGttggagtttatttattttgaagaagCTGGAGTTGGCGATTATGTATAACAACTTTTCTCAGAGGTGTTTTACCATCTAGGGGCTCTTCAATGTGGGAACATATTTCCATTTTAGACTGATGGAGAACATGATTGTCTTTATAAACCATCTGGGCTTCTCCATAAAGTGAAAAGGTTTCATTAACCTCTtcactgttctccatatttagctagctagctatgttcaGATTAAGTGGTGTGGTATATCtcgaacgctattggctgttgtgcgAGTCAAGAACCTGACGTCACTCTGGCTacctgtttcagaaggaaatacatcaacatatgGAATCATATCATGAATAAGAACCTATTTTATGGGAACTTGAAGGAAGAAGATATGATAGAAATGCAGTGAGTTCTCAGAGCAGATAAAGACAGgtgacaaatgaaagaaaacccAACATGAGCCAttagaacagcttcagtgtgccaTGGCGCAGATTCTACAAGTGTCTGGATCTGTACTGGAGACATTAACATTGTTCTGccaaaagatattccttcaGATGGAGACCAGTGTCTAACACGTCTCCCATAGGtattcagttgggttgagatcatgTGACTGCAAACGCCATAGAAAACGATTCGcatcattttatttctcatcaaaccattctTCACTGAGCCCATGTGCTGTATAGATGTGGGCGGGGCCATTCTGCGTGAggccactcccatcaggatagaagtGCTTCATCATGTCTTTATTTGAAGTGAACCTTCCATGACACGTAGACCCGAATCAAGTcagcacaataaataaataatggccCCCCACGCtgcagtttttcttttaatttgtcactcgtCTGTGAATATGAATGTAGGAAAAGGTATTTCCTTCGTAGTCTCTGTTAAAGAGATAAATGACACTTACCGTCTCGTTAACTCTCTTCACAAAAATAGCCAGAAAGAAGACCGCTGCTATAGGTGGGGCCAGGTAACTAGTTACTGATTGGATATAGTCGAATAACTGACCACTCTGGGCAGCCTGGACCACAGGGATCCAGCAAATGCTGATTGCAACGATGCAGAGCACCCAGACCCTGttagagaaacaaaaacatcatctgAAAACCAATTACTGCAGATATTGAACACATTAGTGCATTATGAGAGCTGAACCTCAACCCGAGATGTGAgtgaaatatgtgtgtgtgttataaacagtGCCAGACTGCAGCCCTAAAATATGgcagctacacacactacaaatttctgtgcaaagaaatgctggagAGCAAAGAtggcttcaaaaataatgaaactaaatgtttctacatttaaaaaaatcctataaagagcagtaaacagtaacaacTGAAACagagtcagtatttaatgtgacgatccttcactttaaataaataaagcagtatctgaggtgcagtgtgtgcagttttataaggaaatgagctggaagtgttactgagcatcttgcagaagcagccacagttcttctggagactttgactgtcgactcgcttcttatttctgcagcgaaacccagcagccttcattatgtttttatctgaaaagtgtctcttatggaatctgctgctttctttactgacatacaaacatttttctgtaacgtttcattttgtgctggaaaactaatgtttggaatctaaaatgtttttgtactgaatcaataatgtagaagtcagaaaataaacatctataactgtttgtactaaaaaaaaaaaaatatatatatatgacacagggtgccaagacttttgcacagtactgtatatattcagCACGGCTTGTTGatcagtataaaataaatactaaagaGGGATGAGGTAGTGTGGTCCAAACCTGCCAACTATCATGAGCTCTCGGTCTCGGGCCTGAGGTCTGATGCGTGTCCATATGTCCATGGTGAACAAGGTGCTGCTGCTGTTGAAGATGGAGGCTAAAGAGCTCATGAGGGCTGCAAGCATGACGGCCAGCATTAATCCCCTCAAACCTGAAGAGAGGAATAGCATCGGTAAAATACTGAAGTAAAAAAGACATGACAATATACAGCACAGAAGGTTATGACACCGCAAGATCTCTTCTAGAGCAGCAACTTTCAAAATTTTAATGCTTCGACCACTAGGCATTATATTTTCAAGTTGTCTGTCTATGCATCCTGATCAGATTATGGAATTGATCCAAatagggtcaaggtcacagcaaggtcaaatgtctgaaataggtTTTCCTCCTGCCTATAtgtagtatattttaagggtatttgaggcatacaAATAAAGAAGGTGGCGTGGACTTGTTGATGGTCCAAACTGACATTATTTCTAGTCTtaattgtttttgagttattaaggTTTAAACCTATTCATTCAGTGGACCAGGCAATCAGGtctctatctgccctcttccacatacatgagctcacagctgcccatgattggctagtgtcgatGCGAttgatgg carries:
- the fbxo46 gene encoding F-box only protein 46: MMNRDTFSHIRLWCPRPFGTYSQNKPYSNGTIGGGTTTSALCKADTAGCPSTDEGGVAEEHNEDVGTENTPPASSSSSSNLLAPTPPAPPSPASQMEDGRVLLDTWYVIKPGNTKEKIAFFVAHQCTGAGIPRPSAMKVKGNWATDCTKAKRRRRCSSYDPSTRAQNETSEPPPEPGCLEDSVGVNETDLLSVAEMVALVEQRTAMALQGMAAQGQITSSNQQHTVLHNSVSDSPPVVFLSESSPPAPTSKSDFERRQQQQQQESRRVAQAVARFESQQQNLESTILRPQIHDSGKDRDCAGETGANGQSHGRGEVRIAFRVSSLDPRSQSEPEGRPRCMFMSCGTGAGQAATRAKEKITCDLYQLVSPSSRDSSTVLAGSSKSDSTGEDITERPPSTATDHTPDHCSGEKKAVARERVTGFHVEVVVTGAVDQCVFYGKDSTENVQEETVCIAVPSGANRADVLEEPPPGQLFFLQSPSAEDESGSGIPGGMCSLDRANNSGSVGSAVERPASPIASVEDCADKSLCRLYRHVSHDFLEIRFQIQRLLEPRQYMLMLPDHIMVNIFSYLPTRSLAALKCTCHDFKALIETYGVRATDSRWNQDPLYRDDPCKQCKRQYERGDVSLCRWHPKPYHHDLPYGRSYWMCCRRTDKDTPGCRVGLHDNNWVQPCDMVQARAKRDDGR